A region of uncultured Anaeromusa sp. DNA encodes the following proteins:
- a CDS encoding RNA-binding protein: MFALNFQSPHHEKLLIARTKNCTVRLGDVRNIYPENSVVWITVGKRMGPKRKLYAASVDRTKTKRFSQLTMEDLQHQNPDIDSVEALLRFFESIYNKALTMEDMVTVIYFSEIMEE; the protein is encoded by the coding sequence ATGTTTGCTCTTAACTTTCAATCGCCGCATCATGAAAAACTGCTTATTGCTCGGACTAAAAATTGTACAGTGCGTTTAGGAGATGTACGCAACATATACCCGGAAAATTCAGTAGTCTGGATTACTGTAGGGAAGCGAATGGGTCCTAAACGCAAGTTGTATGCTGCCAGTGTGGACCGGACGAAAACAAAACGTTTTTCCCAACTGACCATGGAAGACTTGCAGCATCAGAATCCGGATATTGACTCAGTGGAAGCGTTATTGCGCTTCTTTGAAAGTATTTATAATAAGGCACTGACGATGGAGGACATGGTCACCGTTATTTATTTTTCCGAGATTATGGAAGAATAA